The Engystomops pustulosus chromosome 9, aEngPut4.maternal, whole genome shotgun sequence genome includes a window with the following:
- the TIMM8A gene encoding mitochondrial import inner membrane translocase subunit Tim8 A produces the protein MEAAADPELQSFIEAETQKQRFQGLVHQLTELCWEKCMEKPGPKLDARCESCFVNCVERFIDTSQFILNRLEQTQKSRGSFSESLTD, from the exons ATGGAAGCGGCTGctgaccctgagttacagagTTTCATTGAAGCAGAAACTCAGAAACAGCGGTTTCAAGGACTCGTCCACCAGCTAACCGAGCTGTGTTGG GAAAAATGTATGGAGAAACCAGGACCAAAGCTAGATGCTCGTTGCGAGAGCTGTTTTGTGAACTGTGTAGAAAGATTTATAGACACAAGTCAATTTATCCTGAACCGATTAGAACAGACGCAGAAATCTAGAGGATCTTTTTCAGAAAGCCTTACAGACTGA